In a genomic window of Desulfobotulus pelophilus:
- a CDS encoding phosphoribosylaminoimidazolesuccinocarboxamide synthase yields the protein MTASFTNTELHGLALLRSGKVRDIYDLGDTYLMVTSDRLSAFDVVLPDAIPGKGRVLTQLSLFWFERMRSLVGNHIISGNVDDFPEVCRPHADYLRDRCMWVKKAAPLSIECVVRGYISGSGWKSYRKDQSVCGILLPPGLEESSQLPEPVFTPSTKADVGDHDINITFEEAVDRVGRETAEKVRDLSLNIYKEASEYARQRGIIIADTKFEFGFVDGELILIDEVLTPDSSRFWPVDSYRPGGAQQSFDKQFVRDYLETLEWNKEAPGPRLPEEVIRKTAEKYEEALALLSQ from the coding sequence ATGACTGCTTCATTTACCAATACGGAACTACATGGGCTTGCACTGCTTCGCAGTGGGAAAGTCCGGGATATCTATGATCTGGGCGACACCTACCTTATGGTTACTTCCGACCGGCTTTCTGCCTTTGACGTGGTACTGCCCGATGCCATACCCGGAAAGGGACGGGTGCTGACACAGCTTTCTCTGTTCTGGTTTGAGCGTATGCGTTCACTGGTGGGGAATCATATCATCAGCGGAAATGTGGATGATTTCCCTGAGGTCTGCCGTCCCCATGCAGACTATCTGCGGGATCGCTGCATGTGGGTCAAAAAAGCAGCCCCCCTTTCCATTGAATGCGTGGTGCGGGGTTATATTTCGGGTTCCGGATGGAAATCCTACCGAAAAGACCAGAGCGTATGCGGTATTCTTCTCCCTCCAGGTCTTGAGGAATCCAGTCAGCTGCCCGAGCCCGTTTTTACCCCTTCGACTAAAGCGGATGTGGGTGATCATGATATCAATATAACTTTTGAAGAAGCCGTTGACCGTGTGGGGAGAGAAACAGCTGAAAAGGTAAGGGATCTGAGCCTGAACATATACAAAGAAGCATCGGAATATGCCCGTCAGCGGGGAATTATCATCGCGGATACCAAGTTTGAATTCGGCTTTGTGGACGGAGAACTCATCTTGATTGATGAGGTACTGACTCCGGACTCTTCCCGTTTCTGGCCCGTTGACTCCTATCGTCCCGGAGGAGCCCAGCAGAGTTTTGATAAGCAGTTTGTACGGGATTATCTTGAAACTTTGGAGTGGAACAAAGAGGCTCCGGGACCTCGTCTTCCGGAAGAGGTCATACGGAAGACGGCTGAAAAATATGAAGAAGCCCTTGCGCTTCTCAGCCAGTAA
- a CDS encoding metallophosphoesterase family protein — protein MEAEADSGIRIGVLSDTHLERADEGLSRIREEVFASVSLILHAGDIIHPSVLDCFHDVEVLAVCGNCDGPLVREICPVTRIVPIGPVSIGLIHGWGERSGVMERARHSFENVDAVVFGHTHEPECRMLDGVLMFNPGSYTDNRRGAWPRTVGILTISSNGGISGNIFPVSF, from the coding sequence ATGGAAGCGGAAGCTGACAGCGGAATCCGGATAGGCGTTCTATCGGATACCCATCTGGAAAGGGCTGATGAGGGCCTGTCTCGTATACGGGAGGAAGTGTTTGCCAGCGTATCTCTCATACTTCATGCCGGAGATATCATCCATCCATCCGTACTCGACTGTTTTCATGATGTGGAAGTTCTGGCCGTATGCGGCAACTGTGATGGCCCTCTGGTACGGGAGATATGCCCGGTCACCCGCATTGTTCCCATAGGGCCGGTTTCCATCGGTCTTATCCACGGGTGGGGAGAACGCAGTGGTGTAATGGAGCGGGCACGCCACTCTTTTGAGAATGTGGATGCTGTTGTTTTCGGCCATACCCATGAACCGGAATGCCGTATGCTGGATGGGGTGCTTATGTTCAACCCCGGCAGTTACACGGATAACCGGAGGGGGGCATGGCCCCGTACGGTTGGAATATTGACAATTTCTTCCAATGGAGGTATCAGCGGGAATATTTTTCCCGTTTCTTTTTAG